The sequence below is a genomic window from Planktothrix serta PCC 8927.
AAACCTAAAATCACTATCCTATAAATCGCTTTGAATCGGTTTAGCATAATAGTCCTCATTGCATTAGGATTTTTCAGAAGTACAAAATCTACCCTTTTATTGGACTTGGGAGCAACCCCGTCTAGGGTCACAAAAAATTGGGTGGCGTTATCTGGCTATCCCTCCGTATTATTCTAACACTTCTGTAGAATTTCCTTAAATAATATCACAGAAGAAAATAGAGAATAGCTTAATGGGGAACCCTTGAATTAAAAATTAAGAATCATAAAAAATTATTAATTTTTTGCTAAGTCAGTGTTATTTTATAATATAAACAATCCTTAATTTTTCGGGAGATTCCTGTCAATGGTGAGTGATCAATTTCCGCCAGATTTTATCTGGGGAGCCGCAACAGCATCTTATCAAATTGAAGGTGCGGTTACAGAGGGAGGACGGAAACCGAGTGTTTGGGATAGCTTTAGTCAGACACCGGGACGGGTTTTAAATGCAGAAACCGGAAACCCAGCTTGCGATCATTATCATCGTTATGAAACTGATATTCAACTAATGGTTGAATTGGGAATTAAACATTATCGATTTAGTATTGCTTGGCCGCGAATTATTCCCGATGGAAGAGGAACAGTTAATGAAGCTGGAATTGATTTTTATCAACGGTTAGTTGATAGCTTATTGAACAATGGAATTACTCCCCATGCCACTTTATTTCATTGGGATAGTCCCCAAGCTTTAGAAGATTTATATGGGTCTTGGCGCAGTCGAGAAATGGCTCAGGATTTTGCGGATTATGTCGGGGTTGTTGTTAGTAAATTAGGCGATCGCATTACCCACTGGATGACCATTAATGAAATTCCTTGTTTTACCCATTTAGGCTATCAAGTAAATGCCATTCCTCCCCACGCACCCGGAACTATTGTTTCTCGCCCTAAAGAAGTTTGGCAAACCTCCCATCATGCCTTATTAGCACATGGGTTAGGAGTGCAGGCTATTCGAGCAAATTCGACCCTTCCTTGTACAATTTCTTTAGTCGATAATTGTGCCGTTACGGTTCCCATAACCGAAAGTCCAGAAGATATTTTAGCGGCTAAAAAAGCCTTTGCCCTTTGTGGTCAAAATGGGGGAATTATTTTTCCTGCTTTAACAGGTTCCTATAGTCCGGCTTTACTGGAATTCTTAGGAAATGAAGCCCCTGATATTTTACCCGGAGATTTAGAGATTATTCATCAACCTTTAGATCAATTGGGATTAAATATTTACTCCGCCACTTATGTCCGTGCATCTGACAATTCTATGGGGTTTGAATTCTTAGGATTACCGAAAGGATATCCTCGGATGAATATGCCTTGGTTGCATATTGTTCCTGAATGTATTTATTGGGGAATTCGTCATATTAGTGAAACCTTAGATCGAGCAGATTTACCAATTTTAATTACAGAAAGTGGGTGTGCGGCGGAAGATGAATTAAATCATCAGGGAGAGGTGATCGATACGGATCGGATTATGTATTTACGTCAGCATTTTCACTCAGCCCATCGTGCCATTGTGGAAGGATATCCTTTAAAAGGATATTTTGTTTGGAGCTTAATGGATAACTTTGAATGGGCTTGGGGTTATCAACGTCGTTTTGGTTTAATTTACATGGATTATATTACTC
It includes:
- a CDS encoding GH1 family beta-glucosidase, which codes for MVSDQFPPDFIWGAATASYQIEGAVTEGGRKPSVWDSFSQTPGRVLNAETGNPACDHYHRYETDIQLMVELGIKHYRFSIAWPRIIPDGRGTVNEAGIDFYQRLVDSLLNNGITPHATLFHWDSPQALEDLYGSWRSREMAQDFADYVGVVVSKLGDRITHWMTINEIPCFTHLGYQVNAIPPHAPGTIVSRPKEVWQTSHHALLAHGLGVQAIRANSTLPCTISLVDNCAVTVPITESPEDILAAKKAFALCGQNGGIIFPALTGSYSPALLEFLGNEAPDILPGDLEIIHQPLDQLGLNIYSATYVRASDNSMGFEFLGLPKGYPRMNMPWLHIVPECIYWGIRHISETLDRADLPILITESGCAAEDELNHQGEVIDTDRIMYLRQHFHSAHRAIVEGYPLKGYFVWSLMDNFEWAWGYQRRFGLIYMDYITQKRIPKASFQWYAECIRQNRVV